A single Brienomyrus brachyistius isolate T26 unplaced genomic scaffold, BBRACH_0.4 scaffold104, whole genome shotgun sequence DNA region contains:
- the LOC125727598 gene encoding protein strawberry notch homolog 2-like isoform X3 produces MSQMQLWSKLYSQLGLPLPKELPCINDLSNDSLFSSPPDSLCDYPDVGFPRPDNAPTLWDINTPTHSQLQQPNRFQGLNSFEDVSAIINTPSVGYQEPPAPPEEEEDAEEEESEELGHIDTYADYKPFKSTIGKSHPDIVVETNTLSSVPPPDITYTLSIPESTIEKGLLSALQLEAIIYACQQHEVILQNNQRAGFLIGDGAGVGKGRTVAGIIVENFLKGRNKALWFSVSNDLKYDAERDLKDIDAPDIHVHALNKIKYGDTATSEGVLFATYSALIGESQAGGQRRTRLKQILDWCKPGFDGVIIFDECHKAKNATSTKMGKAVLDLQNKLPLARVVYASATGASEPKNMIYMSRLGIWGEGTPFKMFDDFLHAIEKRGVGAMEIVAMDMKVSGMYIARQLSFQGVSFRIEEISLDNKFKLVYNKAARLWAEALEVFTKAADELSLVSRKALWGQFWSSHQRFFKYLCIAAKVPRLVELANRELAAGKCIVIGLQSTGEARTREVLDENDGHLDRFVSAAEGVFQSLVQKHFPSEKQRREKGNGNKRKRKPKGRQPKFPKHSVDNGGVINISDDSSTDSDGLDSDSNSSPDSLQDNDDVIFVNHTNCHTAKIEEMKQGLLNKISELGRELPLNTLDELIDRFGGPDRVSEMTGRKGRVVRRPDGSVRYESRAEQGLTIDYVNIKEKERFMSGEKLVAIISEAASSGISLQADKRVKNQKRRVHMTLELPWSADRAIQQFGRTHRSNQVTAPEYIFLISELGGERRFASIVAKRLESLGALTHGDRRATESRDLSKYNFENKYGTKALDKITKAILGHIESKVPPPRDYPDGDAMFFRDMKRGMMDVGIFCKEPRFGLSTEKDCSITKFLNRILGLEVDKQNALFQYFTDNFDYLIEKDKKEGKYDMGILDLAPGNDEIYEETQEKFLTAGNPQDGQVVLYKIRVDRGMPWKEACDKAETLQGPDEGFYLSRKMRGNYPCVLLAEQGRNRNVILYKPNIGKQAHPENLDNLLRRYRKVTADEAREPWEHQFKFSFQKCSHANWNGKCKQIEEGHECWLGMRLRQYHMLCGALLRVWKRVADVVSDVTNSSILQIVRLKTKQHNKQVGIKIPENCVARVRDELLHMDEEVKRKRREREQREEEQRRADDQEQRRKEIMVSSLCGFSTRQFFPSPALQCLPAQRNSDDVLDLTISSSSPSPDGSLGLGPGLGLGLVLDGFVGPVGDGQEDLSLDALMPSAALSTAQVLRTQHSQHSLHAQRMLQLPLAAVPPEGQVDYQNYLNFNSTPLTLTLPYSPMPSSVRTPFPPVPRSSPLFSSVPTPTEPQPQPLVNGHPNTEGPINAREVLDSMLGTNPNRQSVIQYQN; encoded by the exons GAACTCCCCTGCATCAATGACCTCTCCAACGACTCCCTGTTCTCCTCTCCCCCCGATTCGCTTTGCGATTACCCAGACGTGGGCTTCCCGCGGCCTGACAACGCGCCCACGTTATGGGACATAAACACGCCCACGCACAGCCAGCTGCAG cagCCAAACAGGTTTCAGGGATTGAACAGTTTTGAAGATGTTTCCGCCATTATCAACACCCCGTCTGTAGGATACCAG GAGCCCCCTGCCCCgcctgaggaggaggaggatgctGAGGAAGAGGAGTCTGAGGAGCTCGGGCACATTGATACCTATGCGGATTACAAGCCTTTCAAGT CCACCATCGGGAAGTCCCACCCTGACATTGTCGTGGAGACCAACACCCTGTCCAGCGTGCCGCCGCCTGACATCACCTACACGCTGTCCATTCCCGAGAGCACCATCGAGAAGGGCCTGCTGTCCGCCCTGCAGCTGGAGGCCATCATATACGCCTGCCAG CAACACGAGGTGATCCTTCAGAATAACCAGAGGGCTGGTTTCCTCATTGGCGACGGGGCCGGTGTGGGCAAGGGCCGCACTGTGGCCGGTATCATCGTGGAGAACTTCTTAAAGGGCCGGAACAAAGCATTATG GTTCAGCGTTTCCAACGACCTGAAGTACGACGCGGAGCGAGACCTCAAAGACATAGACGCTCCCGATATTCATGTTCATGCCTTAAATAAG ATTAAGTATGGAGACACCGCTACCTCAGAAGGAGTCCTGTTCGCCACTTACTCGGCGCTGATCGGGGAGAGCCAGGCGGGCGGCCAACGCCGGACCAGGCTAAAGCAGATCCTGGACTGGTGCAAACCGGGCTTCGATGGAGTC atcaTATTCGACGAATGCCACAAAGCCAAAAACGCCACGTCCACAAAGATGGGCAAGGCAGTACTGGACCTGCAGAACAAGCTGCCGCTGGCCAGGGTGGTTTACGCCAGTGCTACAG GTGCTTCTGAGCCAAAGAACATGATCTACATGAGCCGTCTGGGAATCTGGGGCGAGGGAACTCCCTTCAAGATGTTCGATGACTTCCTGCATGCCATCGAAAAGAG GGGAGTGGGCGCCATGGAGATCGTGGCTATGGACATGAAGGTCAGCGGCATGTACATTGCCCGCCAGCTCAGCTTCCAGGGCGTGTCCTTCCGCATTGAGGAGATCAGCCTGGACAACAAATTCAAGCTGGTCTACAATAAGGCTGCCAGGCTG TGGGCAGAAGCTCTGGAGGTTTTTACCAAGGCTGCCGACGAGCTGAGCCTGGTCTCCCGCAAAGCGCTGTGGGGCCAGTTCTGGTCGTCGCACCAGCGCTTCTTCAAATATCTCTGCATAGCCGCCAAGGTGCCGCGCCTCGTGGAGCTGGCCAACAGGGAGCTGGCGGCTGGCAAG tgcATTGTGATTGGCCTGCAGTCCACGGGCGAGGCTCGCACTAGAGAAGTCCTGGACGAGAATGATGGACACCTGGACCGATTTGTCTCCGCTGCTGA GGGTGTGTTTCAGTCTCTGGTACAGAAGCATTTTCCGTCCGAAAAGCAGAGAAGAGAGAAGGGCAACGGGAACAAGAGAAAAC GAAAGCCCAAGGGACGGCAGCCCAAGTTCCCGAAGCACAGCGTGGACAACGGGGGCGTGATCAACATCAGTGACGACAGCAGCACTGACTCCGACGGTCTGGACAGCGACTCAAACTCCTCCCCCGACTCCCTCCAGGACAACGATGACGTCATCTTTGTTAACCACACCAACTGTCACACTG CAAAAATTGAAGAAATGAAGCAAGGCCTCCTGAACAAAATTTCCGAGCTGGGAAGAGAACTACCTCTGAACACTCTAGATGAACTGATCGACCGCTTTGGAGGGCCGGACAGAGTCTCGGAG ATGACGGGCCGGAAGGGCCGCGTGGTTCGGCGGCCGGACGGCAGCGTGCGTTACGAGTCTCGTGCAGAGCAGGGCCTCACCATCGACTACGTCAACATCAAGGAGAAGGAACGCTTCAtgagtggggagaag CTCGTGGCCATCATCTCGGAGGCAGCCAGCTCCGGCATCTCCCTGCAGGCTGACAAGCGGGTGAAAAACCAGAAGCGGAGGGTGCACATGACGCTGGAGCTGCCGTGGAGTGCCGACCGCGCCATACAGCAGTTTG gTCGGACTCACCGCTCTAACCAGGTCACTGCCCCGGAGTACATCTTCCTCATCTCCGAGCTGGGTGGGGAAAGACGCTTCGCCTCCATCGTAGCCAAGAGGCTAGAGAGCCTG GGGGCCCTGACCCATGGCGACAGGAGAGCCACCGAGTCCAGAGACTTGAGCAAATACAACTTCGAGAACAAG TATGGCACTAAGGCTCTGGACAAGATTACCAAAGCCATCCTGGGCCACATCGAGAGCAAGGTGCCACCTCCCAGGGATTACCCAGATGGCGATGCCATGTTCTTCAGAG ACATGAAGCGTGGGATGATGGATGTTGGCATCTTCTGTAAAGAGCCTCGCTTTGGTCTCAGTACTGAGAAAG ACTGCAGCATTACGAAGTTCCTTAACCGCATCCTGGGCCTGGAGGTGGATAAACAGAATGCGCTCTTCCAGTACTTCACTGACAACTTTGACTACTTGATAGAGAAGGACAAGAAGGAAGGGAAGTACGACATGGGGATCTTAG ACCTGGCTCCCGGTAATGACGAGATCTATGAGGAGACCCAGGAGAAGTTCCTCACTGCTGGGAACCCTCAGGATGGCCAGGTGGTGCTCTACAAG ATCAGGGTAGACCGAGGGATGCCCTGGAAGGAAGCCTGCGACAAGGCCGAGACCCTCCAAGGCCCGGATGAGGGTTTTTACCTGTCACGAAAG ATGCGGGGAAACTATCCCTGTGTGCTCCTGGCTGAGCAAGGGCGCAACCGCAACGTCATCCTCTACAAGCCCAACATCGGCAAGCAGGCGCATCCGGAGAACCTGGACAACTTGCTGCGCAGGTACCGCAAG GTGACTGCAGACGAGGCCAGAGAGCCTTGGGAACATCAGTTTAAGTTCTCCTTCCAGAAATGCAGCCACGCTAATTG GAACGGGAAGTGCAAGCAGATTGAGGAGGGCCACGAATGCTGGCTAGGCATGCGGCTGCGGCAGTACCACATGCTGTGCGGCGCGCTGCTGCGCGTCTGGAAGCGCGTCGCCGACGTGGTGTCCGACGTCACCAACTCCAGCATCCTGCAGATCGTCCGGCTCAAGACCAAGCAGCACAACAAGCAAGTCG GCATCAAGATCCCGGAGAACTGCGTGGCGCGGGTGCGCGACGAACTGCTCCATatggatgaggaggtgaagcgcAAGCGGCGGGAACGGGAGCAGCGTGAGGAGGAGCAGCGGCGGGCCGACGACCAGGAGCAGCGGCGGAAGGAGATCATGGTCTCCAGCCTGTGCGGGTTCTCCACCCGGCAGTTCTTCCCCAGCCCAGCCCTGCAATGCCTGCCCGCCCAGAGGAACTCCGACGATGTGCTGGACCTGACCATAAGCAGTTCCTCGCCCTCCCCGGACGGCAGTCTGGGCCTGGGCCCGGGCCTGGGCTTGGGCCTAGTTCTGGACGGCTTCGTAGGCCCCGTTGGCGACGGCCAAGAAGACCTGTCCTTGGATGCTCTGATGCCGTCGGCGGCACTCAGTACTGCTCAAGTGCTGCGCACTCAACACTCGCAGCACTCCCTGCATGCGCAGCGCATGCTACAGCTACCACTTGCGGCAGTGCCACCGGAGGGCCAGGTGGATTACCAGAATTACCTGAATTTTAACAGtacccccctaaccctaaccctaccctactCACCCATGCCCTCTTCTGTCAGAACCCCCTTTCCCCCTGTGCCCCGCTCCTCCCCCCTGTTCTCCTCCGTCCCCACCCCGACAGAACCACAGCCCCAGCCCTTGGTGAATGGGCACCCCAACACGGAGGGACCCATAAACGCACGGGAAGTTTTGGACAGTATGCTGGGAACCAACCCGAACAGACAGTCTGTCATCCAGTACCAGAATTGA
- the LOC125727598 gene encoding protein strawberry notch homolog 2-like isoform X4, with protein sequence MLSAATIGKSHPDIVVETNTLSSVPPPDITYTLSIPESTIEKGLLSALQLEAIIYACQQHEVILQNNQRAGFLIGDGAGVGKGRTVAGIIVENFLKGRNKALWFSVSNDLKYDAERDLKDIDAPDIHVHALNKIKYGDTATSEGVLFATYSALIGESQAGGQRRTRLKQILDWCKPGFDGVIIFDECHKAKNATSTKMGKAVLDLQNKLPLARVVYASATGASEPKNMIYMSRLGIWGEGTPFKMFDDFLHAIEKRGVGAMEIVAMDMKVSGMYIARQLSFQGVSFRIEEISLDNKFKLVYNKAARLWAEALEVFTKAADELSLVSRKALWGQFWSSHQRFFKYLCIAAKVPRLVELANRELAAGKCIVIGLQSTGEARTREVLDENDGHLDRFVSAAEGVFQSLVQKHFPSEKQRREKGNGNKRKRKPKGRQPKFPKHSVDNGGVINISDDSSTDSDGLDSDSNSSPDSLQDNDDVIFVNHTNCHTAKIEEMKQGLLNKISELGRELPLNTLDELIDRFGGPDRVSEMTGRKGRVVRRPDGSVRYESRAEQGLTIDYVNIKEKERFMSGEKLVAIISEAASSGISLQADKRVKNQKRRVHMTLELPWSADRAIQQFGRTHRSNQVTAPEYIFLISELGGERRFASIVAKRLESLGALTHGDRRATESRDLSKYNFENKYGTKALDKITKAILGHIESKVPPPRDYPDGDAMFFRDMKRGMMDVGIFCKEPRFGLSTEKDCSITKFLNRILGLEVDKQNALFQYFTDNFDYLIEKDKKEGKYDMGILDLAPGNDEIYEETQEKFLTAGNPQDGQVVLYKIRVDRGMPWKEACDKAETLQGPDEGFYLSRKMRGNYPCVLLAEQGRNRNVILYKPNIGKQAHPENLDNLLRRYRKVTADEAREPWEHQFKFSFQKCSHANWNGKCKQIEEGHECWLGMRLRQYHMLCGALLRVWKRVADVVSDVTNSSILQIVRLKTKQHNKQVGIKIPENCVARVRDELLHMDEEVKRKRREREQREEEQRRADDQEQRRKEIMVSSLCGFSTRQFFPSPALQCLPAQRNSDDVLDLTISSSSPSPDGSLGLGPGLGLGLVLDGFVGPVGDGQEDLSLDALMPSAALSTAQVLRTQHSQHSLHAQRMLQLPLAAVPPEGQVDYQNYLNFNSTPLTLTLPYSPMPSSVRTPFPPVPRSSPLFSSVPTPTEPQPQPLVNGHPNTEGPINAREVLDSMLGTNPNRQSVIQYQN encoded by the exons ATGCTCTCCGCAGCCACCATCGGGAAGTCCCACCCTGACATTGTCGTGGAGACCAACACCCTGTCCAGCGTGCCGCCGCCTGACATCACCTACACGCTGTCCATTCCCGAGAGCACCATCGAGAAGGGCCTGCTGTCCGCCCTGCAGCTGGAGGCCATCATATACGCCTGCCAG CAACACGAGGTGATCCTTCAGAATAACCAGAGGGCTGGTTTCCTCATTGGCGACGGGGCCGGTGTGGGCAAGGGCCGCACTGTGGCCGGTATCATCGTGGAGAACTTCTTAAAGGGCCGGAACAAAGCATTATG GTTCAGCGTTTCCAACGACCTGAAGTACGACGCGGAGCGAGACCTCAAAGACATAGACGCTCCCGATATTCATGTTCATGCCTTAAATAAG ATTAAGTATGGAGACACCGCTACCTCAGAAGGAGTCCTGTTCGCCACTTACTCGGCGCTGATCGGGGAGAGCCAGGCGGGCGGCCAACGCCGGACCAGGCTAAAGCAGATCCTGGACTGGTGCAAACCGGGCTTCGATGGAGTC atcaTATTCGACGAATGCCACAAAGCCAAAAACGCCACGTCCACAAAGATGGGCAAGGCAGTACTGGACCTGCAGAACAAGCTGCCGCTGGCCAGGGTGGTTTACGCCAGTGCTACAG GTGCTTCTGAGCCAAAGAACATGATCTACATGAGCCGTCTGGGAATCTGGGGCGAGGGAACTCCCTTCAAGATGTTCGATGACTTCCTGCATGCCATCGAAAAGAG GGGAGTGGGCGCCATGGAGATCGTGGCTATGGACATGAAGGTCAGCGGCATGTACATTGCCCGCCAGCTCAGCTTCCAGGGCGTGTCCTTCCGCATTGAGGAGATCAGCCTGGACAACAAATTCAAGCTGGTCTACAATAAGGCTGCCAGGCTG TGGGCAGAAGCTCTGGAGGTTTTTACCAAGGCTGCCGACGAGCTGAGCCTGGTCTCCCGCAAAGCGCTGTGGGGCCAGTTCTGGTCGTCGCACCAGCGCTTCTTCAAATATCTCTGCATAGCCGCCAAGGTGCCGCGCCTCGTGGAGCTGGCCAACAGGGAGCTGGCGGCTGGCAAG tgcATTGTGATTGGCCTGCAGTCCACGGGCGAGGCTCGCACTAGAGAAGTCCTGGACGAGAATGATGGACACCTGGACCGATTTGTCTCCGCTGCTGA GGGTGTGTTTCAGTCTCTGGTACAGAAGCATTTTCCGTCCGAAAAGCAGAGAAGAGAGAAGGGCAACGGGAACAAGAGAAAAC GAAAGCCCAAGGGACGGCAGCCCAAGTTCCCGAAGCACAGCGTGGACAACGGGGGCGTGATCAACATCAGTGACGACAGCAGCACTGACTCCGACGGTCTGGACAGCGACTCAAACTCCTCCCCCGACTCCCTCCAGGACAACGATGACGTCATCTTTGTTAACCACACCAACTGTCACACTG CAAAAATTGAAGAAATGAAGCAAGGCCTCCTGAACAAAATTTCCGAGCTGGGAAGAGAACTACCTCTGAACACTCTAGATGAACTGATCGACCGCTTTGGAGGGCCGGACAGAGTCTCGGAG ATGACGGGCCGGAAGGGCCGCGTGGTTCGGCGGCCGGACGGCAGCGTGCGTTACGAGTCTCGTGCAGAGCAGGGCCTCACCATCGACTACGTCAACATCAAGGAGAAGGAACGCTTCAtgagtggggagaag CTCGTGGCCATCATCTCGGAGGCAGCCAGCTCCGGCATCTCCCTGCAGGCTGACAAGCGGGTGAAAAACCAGAAGCGGAGGGTGCACATGACGCTGGAGCTGCCGTGGAGTGCCGACCGCGCCATACAGCAGTTTG gTCGGACTCACCGCTCTAACCAGGTCACTGCCCCGGAGTACATCTTCCTCATCTCCGAGCTGGGTGGGGAAAGACGCTTCGCCTCCATCGTAGCCAAGAGGCTAGAGAGCCTG GGGGCCCTGACCCATGGCGACAGGAGAGCCACCGAGTCCAGAGACTTGAGCAAATACAACTTCGAGAACAAG TATGGCACTAAGGCTCTGGACAAGATTACCAAAGCCATCCTGGGCCACATCGAGAGCAAGGTGCCACCTCCCAGGGATTACCCAGATGGCGATGCCATGTTCTTCAGAG ACATGAAGCGTGGGATGATGGATGTTGGCATCTTCTGTAAAGAGCCTCGCTTTGGTCTCAGTACTGAGAAAG ACTGCAGCATTACGAAGTTCCTTAACCGCATCCTGGGCCTGGAGGTGGATAAACAGAATGCGCTCTTCCAGTACTTCACTGACAACTTTGACTACTTGATAGAGAAGGACAAGAAGGAAGGGAAGTACGACATGGGGATCTTAG ACCTGGCTCCCGGTAATGACGAGATCTATGAGGAGACCCAGGAGAAGTTCCTCACTGCTGGGAACCCTCAGGATGGCCAGGTGGTGCTCTACAAG ATCAGGGTAGACCGAGGGATGCCCTGGAAGGAAGCCTGCGACAAGGCCGAGACCCTCCAAGGCCCGGATGAGGGTTTTTACCTGTCACGAAAG ATGCGGGGAAACTATCCCTGTGTGCTCCTGGCTGAGCAAGGGCGCAACCGCAACGTCATCCTCTACAAGCCCAACATCGGCAAGCAGGCGCATCCGGAGAACCTGGACAACTTGCTGCGCAGGTACCGCAAG GTGACTGCAGACGAGGCCAGAGAGCCTTGGGAACATCAGTTTAAGTTCTCCTTCCAGAAATGCAGCCACGCTAATTG GAACGGGAAGTGCAAGCAGATTGAGGAGGGCCACGAATGCTGGCTAGGCATGCGGCTGCGGCAGTACCACATGCTGTGCGGCGCGCTGCTGCGCGTCTGGAAGCGCGTCGCCGACGTGGTGTCCGACGTCACCAACTCCAGCATCCTGCAGATCGTCCGGCTCAAGACCAAGCAGCACAACAAGCAAGTCG GCATCAAGATCCCGGAGAACTGCGTGGCGCGGGTGCGCGACGAACTGCTCCATatggatgaggaggtgaagcgcAAGCGGCGGGAACGGGAGCAGCGTGAGGAGGAGCAGCGGCGGGCCGACGACCAGGAGCAGCGGCGGAAGGAGATCATGGTCTCCAGCCTGTGCGGGTTCTCCACCCGGCAGTTCTTCCCCAGCCCAGCCCTGCAATGCCTGCCCGCCCAGAGGAACTCCGACGATGTGCTGGACCTGACCATAAGCAGTTCCTCGCCCTCCCCGGACGGCAGTCTGGGCCTGGGCCCGGGCCTGGGCTTGGGCCTAGTTCTGGACGGCTTCGTAGGCCCCGTTGGCGACGGCCAAGAAGACCTGTCCTTGGATGCTCTGATGCCGTCGGCGGCACTCAGTACTGCTCAAGTGCTGCGCACTCAACACTCGCAGCACTCCCTGCATGCGCAGCGCATGCTACAGCTACCACTTGCGGCAGTGCCACCGGAGGGCCAGGTGGATTACCAGAATTACCTGAATTTTAACAGtacccccctaaccctaaccctaccctactCACCCATGCCCTCTTCTGTCAGAACCCCCTTTCCCCCTGTGCCCCGCTCCTCCCCCCTGTTCTCCTCCGTCCCCACCCCGACAGAACCACAGCCCCAGCCCTTGGTGAATGGGCACCCCAACACGGAGGGACCCATAAACGCACGGGAAGTTTTGGACAGTATGCTGGGAACCAACCCGAACAGACAGTCTGTCATCCAGTACCAGAATTGA